A stretch of DNA from Sphingomonas sp. SORGH_AS_0879:
GCGGCCTGTCCGACCGGATTGGGCGCAAGCCGTTGATGGTCGCGTTCGGCATTGCGGGCGTGCTGTTCACCTATCCGATTTTCTCGACGCTGGAGACGACGCGCGATCCGATGGTGGCGGGTGCGCTGGTGATGGCGGCGCTGATCATCGTGACCGGCTACACCTCGATCAACGCGGTGGTGAAGGCCGAGCTGTTCCCCGCCCATATCCGGGCGCTGGGCGTCGCCCTGCCCTATGCGCTGGCCAACACCATCTTCGGCGGCACGGCGGAGTCGGTGGCGCTGCTGTTCAAGCGGTCGGGCTTCGAACAGGGCTTCTACTGGTATGTCACCGCGATGATCGGCATCTCGCTGATCGTCTATCTGCGGATGCGCGATACGGGCAAGAACAGCCAGATCATCGAGGACTGATCCTCATCCACCCCGCGCCGCCAGCACGCGCGACACGATCGGGCCGAGGCTTTCCGCCTTGGCCCGATCCACATGCGAGATATGGGTAATCAGCGCCTGATCGAGCACGGTATCGATCGGTGACGCGGTCCGCACCTCCGGCAGCAGCGCCGCCAGTTCGACCACCAGCGCGCGGGCTTTGGCAGCGTTGGCGACTAGCTGCGCCAGTACCGCGTCGACCTCGACATGCGCTTCCCCCTCGCGCCAGCAGTCATAGTCGGTGACCATGCCGATCAACGCATAGGGAAGCTCGGCCTCGCGCGCGAGCTTCGCCTCGGGCATGGCGGTCATGCCGATGACGTCGGCGCCCCATTGCCGATAAAGATGGCTTTCCGCCCGCGTCGAGAATTGCGGCCCCTCCATCGCGAGATAGGTTCCGCCATGGACGACCGAGGCCCCGGCCCGCTCCGCCGCATGGGCGGCCAGCGTGGAGAGGCGTGGACAGACCGGATCGGCCATCGAGACATGGGCGACCAGCCCCGATCCGAAGAAGCTGGTATCCCGGTGCACGGTCCGGTCGATGAACTGGTCGACCGCGACGAAATGGCCCGGCGGCAATTCTTCGCGCAGCGACCCGATCGCCGAGATCGCCAGCACATCGGTGCAGCCCGCCAGCTTGAGCGCATGGATATTGGCGCGTGCATTAACCTCGGTCGGCGACAGACGATGCCCCCGGCCATGACGCGGCAGGAATACGAAGCGCACCGCACCGATCCGCCCCCGAACGAGCGTATCGGAGGGCGCCCCCCAGGGCGTGTCGAGGACCATCGTCTCGACATCCTCCATCGCATCGATCGCGTAGAGGCCCGACCCGCCGATAATCCCGATCGTCCAGTGCGTCATTCCAAATCCCCGTTTTCCAGCCACCTCCGCTACGCCGCGCCCACCACAAAGCAAAGGGGAGCACGGGAGGATATCCCGCACGCCCCTCGCTCGACCGCGATGGCTGGGGGGATTAGCCGTTCGCGGGAACCGTCGACGACGCCCCACCCTCGCGCAGGCCACCGCCCAGCGCGACATAGAGGGTCACGTCATTCTGGAGCGCGGCGCTGCGCAGCGTCAGCAACTGCTGTTCGGCGGAGAACAGGTTGCGTTCCGCATCCAGCACTTCGAGATAGATGGCGATGCCGTTGGTGTAGCGAAGCCGTGCCGTTCGGGCGAGGCGGCGCTGCGCATCGACCGCGCGGGTCTGCGCCTCGATCTGCTCGGCATAGCGGCGACGGGCGACCAGCGCGTCCGCCACTTCGCGGAACGCGCCCTGCACCGTTCGCTGATAGGCGGCGGTCAGTTCGTCGGCCTGGGCACGGCTGAGCTTCAGTTGCGCGTTGCGGCGACCCCAGTCGAAAATCGGCAGCAAGGCCGCGCCCTGCACCTGATATTGCCGCGAATTGCCGTCGATCAGGCTGCTGAGCGCGGGCGAGACGAAGCCCGCCAGCCCGGTCAGCGAGATGCTGGGCAGGAAGGCCGCGCGCGCCGCACCGATATTGGCGTTGGCCGCCAGCAATTGCTGCTCGGCCTGGAGCACGTCCGGGCGGTTGACCAGCAAGGCCGAGGGCAGACCCGGCCCGATATCCGCAAACTGCTTCTGGTCGCCCAGCCGCCGTCCGGCGGGAAGCGGACCGGCAATCGGTCCGCCGACCAGCACGGTCAGCAGATTCTGCGACTGGGCCACCGTCCGGCGAAGCTCGGCCAACTGCGTCTCGGCCTGGGTCAGCAGCGCCGCCGCCTGATCGTAATCGACGCTGGAGGTGACGCCCGCATCCATGCGACGCTTGGCGATGGCGAGCCCCTCGCGGCGGCTGGTGACGGTCCGCTCGGCGAGCGCGATCTGCTCCTCCGCCGCGCGGATCTGGAGATAGGTCGCGGCGACCTGCCCCACCAGTGACAGGCGGAACGTCCGCTCCGCCTCGATGGTCGCCAGATATTGCCGCCGCTGCGCCTCGGCCAGGTTGCGGACCCGGCCCCAGAAATCCAGCTCGAAGCTGGAAACGCGGGCACCGACCGCGAACTGGTTATAGGTGATCGAGGTCGGGTTCTGCGCGTCCCCTCCACCGGGCAAGGCGTCGCCGAAGCCGAGCGAATTGAGCGGCACGCGGGTCCGCGATGCCGATGCCGACGCATCCAGTGCGGGCAGGCGCTGCGCATCCTGGATGCGATATTGCGCCCTTGCCTGGGCGACACGCGCCACCGCCTGCGCCAGATCGCGATTATTGGCGAGCGCGGCGGCGATATAGGCCTTGAGCTGCTCGTCGGCGAAGAACTCGCGCCAGCCGATCTCGGCCGCCGTCCGGCTGCCCGTCATCGCCTCGGGATAGGAGGCGGACACGGGGGCGACCGGCTGGCGATATTGCGGCGCCAGGTTGCAAGCCGTCAGGGCGCTGGTCAGCGCCAGCGCGGCGGCGATGTGGGAAACGCCCTTACGCATGGGCTGGGCCCTCCTCATCGCCGGTTCGTGTCTCACGCTCGTGCGCTTCCTCTGCGGCATCCTCGGCCTCATGGTCATGTTCGCGGGCCAGCCATTTCTTCGCGGCGATGTAGAAGACCGGCGTGAAGAAGATGCCGAACGCGGTCGCCGCGATCATGCCGCCCATCACGCCGGTCCCGACCGCACGGCGGCTGGCCGCGCCCGCGCCGCTGGCGATGAACAGCGGCACCATGCCCAGGATGAAGGCCAGGCTGGTCATCAGGATGGGGCGCAGGCGCTGCCGCGCCGCCTCGACCGTCGCCTCGAAGGGCGTACGGCCCGCCTGCTGGTCCTCGATGGCGAACTCGACGATCAGGATCGCGTTCTTCGCCGCCAGACCGATGATCGTGATGAGGCCGACATTGAAATACACGTCCGCCGAAAAGCCGCGCAGGATCGTCATCAGCACCGCGCCGAGCACGCCGAACGGCACGACCAGCAATACCGCCAGCGGGATCGCCCAACTTTCGTAAAGCGCGGCGAGCAACAGGAAGACCACGACCAGCGACAGACCCAGCAGCAGGCCGATCTGGCCGCCCGCCTGACGCTCCTCATAGGCGGTGCCGGTCCATTCGAAGCTCATGCCCGCGGGCATCACCTCGCGCGCGATCTTCTCCATCTCGTTCAGCGCGGTGCCGGTCGACTGACCCTGAGCCGCCATGCCCGAGATGGTCAGCGACGGATAACCGTTATACCGCTCCAACTGCTGCGGCCCGTTTTGCCAGCGGACCTTCGTGAAGGACGAGAAGGGCACCATATTGCCCTGCGCATTGCGGACACGCAGCGCCAATACGTCCTCGGGCGACATGCGCTGCGGCGCATCGGCCTGAAGATAGACGCGCAACACATTGCCTTCGCGGACGAAATCGTTGGCATAGGCCGAGCCGAAGGCGATCGACAGCGTCTGGTTCACGTCGGCGATCTGAAGGCCCAGCGCGCGGGCCTGGATGCGATCGATATCGACATAAAGCTGCGGCGCCGGGCCCAGGCCTTCCGGGCGAACGCCCATCAGCGCGGGGTTCTGAGACGCCTTGGCCAGGATCGCGCCCTGCGCCTGTTGCAGCGCGGCCTCGCCCAGACCCGCGCGGTCCTCGATCTTCATCGAAAAGCCGGTCGCATTGCCCAGCGCCTGGATCGGCGGCGGGTCGAGCGCGAAGATCGTCGCTTCGGGAATCGACTGGACGAAGCCCATCGTCTTTCCAACCAGCGTGGTCGAGTTGTTCTCGGTTCCCTTGCGATCCGCCCAGGGCTTCAGGTTGACGAACGAGATACCCGCCGACTGGCCCTGACCGAAGAAGTTGAAGCCGGCGACCGACACGATATCGGACACTTGCGGCTGGGCATGGAGGAACGTCTCGACCTTGGTGATCGCTTCCCCGGTCCGCTCCAGCGTCGCGCCCGGTGCCGCGTCATAGGACACGAAGATATAGCCCTGGTCCTCGGTCGGCAGGAAGCCGCCGGGCACGCGGGTGAACATCAGGCCGGTCAGCACGACGACGACCGCGAACACCGCCAACCAGCGGACGGGGCGCGACATCATCCTCTTGACGCCGCCGGTATATTTCTCCGTGCCCCGACCGAACCTGTCGTTGAACCAGTTGAAGAAGCGGCGCGGCAAGCCGCGGACGCCCGGTCTGGGCTCGGTCCGATTGTCCAGATGCGCATCCTCCTGCTTGAGCAGCGTGGCGCACAAGGCTGGTGTCAGCGTCAACGCGAGGAGCGCGGAGAAGAAGATCGACACGGCCAGCGTCACCGAGAACTGGCGATAGATTCCCCCCGTGGAACCGGGGAAGAAGGCCATCGGAATGAACACCGCGACCAGCACCAGCGTGATGCCGATGATCGCGCCGGTGATCTGGCCCATCGCCTTCACCGTCGCGCGGCGCGGGCTCAGCCCCTCTTCGGACATGATACGCTCGACATTCTCGACGACGACGATCGCGTCGTCGACCAAGATGCCGATCGCCACCACCATGCCGAACAGCGACAGGGTGTTGATCGAGAAGCCGAACGCCAGCAGCCCGATGCATGCCCCGCCCAGCGCGATCGGCACGACGATCGCGGGGATCAGCGTCGCGCGCCAGTTCTGGAGGAACAGGAACATCACCAGGAAGACGAGGATCATCGCCTCGACCAGCGTATGGATCACGCTGTCGACCGAGGCGGTGATGAACGGCGTCGTGGTGAAGGGGACGCTCCAGGTGACGTCGGCGGGGAAGCTCGCCTGAAGCTGCTTCATCTTGGCCGACACCGCGTCCGCCGTCGCCAGCGCGTTCGCGCCGCTCGCCAGTTGGACCGCCAGACCGACCGTCTCCTTGCCGTTCAGGGTCAGGCGGAAACCATAATTGTCCTTGCCCAGCTCGACCCGCGCCACGTCGCCCAGCCGGATCGCCGAGCCATCGGGATTGGCGCGGATGATGATCTGCCGGAACTGCTCGGGCGTCGCGAAGCGGTTCTGGGTGATGATCTGGGCGGTGAACTCCGCCGTGCGGTTCAGCGGCTGCGCACCGATCGAACCGCCCGCCGTCTGGCTGTTCTGCTCCTGCACCGCCGCCAGCGCCTCCGACGCGGACAGGCCGTAGCCCGCCAGCTTCTGCGGATCGAGCCAGATGCGCATCGCATAGGGGGAGCCGAACAATTGCACGTCGCCCACGCCGTCGATCCGGCGAAGCTCGTTGCGGATGTTGTTCTCGGCGAAATTGCCCATCTCGACCGGGCTGGTCTTGCCCGATTTGGAGCTGAGCGTGATGACTTCCAGGAAGCCCGCCGAACTCTCGGTCACCTGAATGCCCAGCGCGCGGACCTCCTGCGGCAGGCGCGGTTCGGCGCGGCTCAGCCGGTCCTGGACCTGTGTGCGCGCGACGTCGAGATCGGTGCCGGGCTTGAAGGTGACGGTGATCTCCGCCGTCCCGTTCGAGCGGCTGGTCGAGGCCATGTAGAGGAAATTGTCGACGCCGTTCAGCTCCTTTTCGATGACGGCGGTCACCGACCGGTCCATCACTTCGGCATCGGCGCCGTTATAGTTGATCGCCAGGTTCAGCGCGGGCGGCGCGACCGAGGGATAGCTCTCGATCGGCAGCAGCCGGAGCGCGATCACGCCGAACAGCGCGATGAAGAGCGCGATCACCCAGGCGAAGACCGGGTGATAGACGAAGAAGCGGTTCATGAGAATCTACTCCGGCGATCAGCGGGCGGCGGCCGGCTGGCCGCCCTGCGCCTGTTGTCCGGCTTGCTGCCCCGGCGCCTGGACGCGGACCTTCTGGCCCGGCTGCACCTTCTGCCACCCCTCGGTGACCACCTTCTCGCCCGGCTTCAGGCCGGACAGGACCACCCAATTGCTGCCGACCTGCCCGCCCAGCGTTACGGCACGCGCCTGGACCGTGCCGGAGCTGTCGACCACCATGACGGAGGCCGCCTGGTTGCTGAGTTGCACCGCGCGCTGCGGCACCGAAATGCCGTTGCGGATGGTGCCCGCATTGACATGGGCGCGGACGAACTGACCGGGCAGCAGCATGCGGTTCTGGTTGGGGAAGCGTGCGCGCAACTGCTGGCTGCCCGTCGTCGGGTCGACCGTCTGCCCGGCAAAATCGATCTGCCCGGTCGGGCCATATTCGGTTCCGTCCTCCAGGGTGAGGCGCACCGTGATGTGCGACAGGTCGGGCAGGTTCAGCCCGCCCGAACGCGCCTGCCGGATCAGGTCGGTCAGCGCCGCGTTCGACTGGGTGAAGACGGCATAGATGGGCGACATCTGGTCCACCTGGGTCAGCGGCGTGGCCTGTGTGGCGCTGACCAGAGCCCCCTCGGTCACCTGCGCGCGACCCACCCGCCCGGCAATGGGCGCACGGACGATCGTATAGCTCAATTGCAACTGCGCGCGCGACAGGGCGGCGCGGGCATCGGCGACGCTGGCATCGGCCTGGCGGAGGTCGGATTGGGCCGCATCGAATTCCTGCGCGCTGACCGCCCGCTCGGCGACCAGCGGCTGGTAACGGCGGACGATCGAGGCGGCGTTGGCGCGCGCCGCCTGCGCCCTGGCGAGCGTCGCCTGAGCCTGCGTCACCTGGGCGCGATAGTCGCGCTGGTCGATGCGGAACAGCGGCTGCCCCTCCGCCACGTCGGTGCCCTCACGATAGAGACGCGCCTCGACGATACCGTCGGTGCGGGCGCGGACCTCGGCGGTGCGAACGGCCTCGATCCGTCCGGGCAGTTCGATGATGTTGGGCACGGCGGCCGACTGGACGGGGATGGCGGTCACCACCGGCGGCGGGGGCGCGGCCTGCTGTTGCTGCCCCCCTTGCCCGCATGCCGCCAACGCAAAAGCCATCGCCAGCGACGACCCGAAGCCGGAAAATTTGGACACGCCGAGAAACTCCCTGAACCACATGACATTTGAGTCATTCAGGTCCCTGTACCTCGCACCCCTAGAAAAGCAACGATGAGGTACAATTAAATTTGACCTACACGGTCGGAGGTCGCAGAAAGGGGATCATGGCCATCATAAAACGGACCGCTGGGCGCCCGACGCGAGAGCAGGCTCAGCATATCGACGATATCATTCTGACCGGCGCCAGAGAGGCGTTCTGCTGCCGGGGCATCGAGGGCACCTCGATGGAGGAAATCGCGTTGTCCGTTGGGGTTAGCAAGCACACCATCTATCGCCGCTATGCGGGCAAGATGGCATTGCTGGACGCCGTGGTGAGCCGCGATCTGGACCGGCTGAGCCGCGCGGTCCTCGACGTCGCATCGGACCCCGATCCGCTGGAGCGGCTCCACACCGCCGCCAGGCGATTCTTTTTCTTCTGCGTCGAGCCCGAGTCGATCCGCTTCATGGCATTTCTGACATCCGAGGCGGTTTTTTCGGATGAATTGCGCGAGCGTTTCGCGGCCTGGGACCGGATCATTTCGGAGCCGCTGATCGCCTGTATGCAAGACGCACAGGATGCGGGCGAATTGCGCAGGGATGAAACGCCGCTCAGCCTGTTCAACCTGCTGACCGACATGCTCGACGGGCCCAGCCGCCGGATGCAGTTCGCCATACCCGATCCGTTCGGCGGCTTGGACCCCGCCGCGTTCTTCGAGCATCGCTGGTCGGTGTTTCTCAAGGTCGCGACCGCAGGCTGAGCGGAACGCGAGCGGCCGCGTGGACGTTGGCGGGCCCATGGCCGATGACCTGCTGATCTTTCGCCCCGATGATGTCGATCTGTCGCGATCCCCGCTTCGGCGGGGCATATCCGAGTCGACCTATGTCTTGGGGGCGTTCAACCCGGGGATGACCCGGATGGCCAGTGGCAACCTGCTGCTGATGGTCCGGGTGGCGGAAGCGTTGAGCGAGCCGGTCGAGGGCGATCATGTCCGCGCCATCCGCTGGACCCGAGCGGGCTATGTTCTCGACCGCTATCCGCTCGACGCGGTCGACATGGCCGATCCCCGGCAATTCGCCATCAGGGGTGGGGCGCATCGTATCCTCGCCCTCACCTCGCTGTCATGGCTATTGCCGGTCGAGTTGACGCCCGATGGCGCGCGGATCGTCGCGGTCCATTACGACAAGGCGATCGAGCCCGAGGCGTCCTGGCAGGATTACGGTGTCGAGGATGCACGGATCAGCCGGGTCGGCGATCGCTGGTACATGACGACTTGCTCGGTTTCAGCGGAGCGGCATTCGACCACTCTCCACCTTTCCGACAATGGGCTGGACTATCGGCTGGCGGGGATCATCCTCGACCATCAGAACAAGGACATGCTGTTCTTCGAGGGGCTGGTCGAAGGGCGCTTCATGGCGCTGACCCGGCCGCTGGGCGAGGTCTATTTCGCCTATCCGGGGGACAGCCCCTTTGTCGGCGGCCCGTCGATCAACTTCGCGACCTCGCCCGATGCGCTCCACTGGAAACCGATGGAGGCGCCCGGTATTCGCGCCCGCAAAAGCTCGACCTCGGCGATGAAGGTCGGCGGCGGCACGCCGCCAATCCTGAGCGAGCAGGGCTGGCTGACCCTATATCATGGGGTGGAACGCCGCGATGCGGTGGGTATCTATCGCAGTTTCTGGGCGCTGTTCGACGCTGACGACCCCACCCGCATCCTGCGGATCGAGGACGACCGCCCGATCCTGGAGGCAGCCCCCACGCTGACCGCCTCCATCGCGCATCAGATGTATCTGCCGACCCCGGTCGTCTTCTCGACGGGTATCGTCGACATGGGCGACCATTATCTGGTCGCCAGCGGCGAGGCCGATCTGGCCTGTCGCATGACCCGCCTGCCCAAGAGCCTGTTCGCATGAGCGCAAGGCCCTGGTGGCAGTCCGCCGTTCTCTATCACATTTATCCCTGGTCCTTTCAGGACAGCGATGGCGACGGGATCGGCGACCTGCGGGGCGTCGAGACGCGGCTGGACTATCTCGTCGAACTCGGGGTCGATGCGATATGGCTTTCTCCCATATTTCCGTCACCTATGGCCGATTTCGGATATGACGTGGCGGATTATTGCGAGATCGATCCCCGTTTCGGAACGCTGGCCGATTTCGACTCGCTGCTCGCGTCCGCCCATGCGCGGGGACTCAAGCTCCTGCTCGACTTCGTGCCCAATCATAGTTCCGACCGGCATCCCTGGTTCGTCGAGAGCCGGTCGTCGCGGGATAACCCCAAGCGTGACTGGTATATCTGGCGCGACGCGGCGCCGGACGGCGGGCCGCCCAACAACTGGATCAGCGATTTCGGTGGCCCCGCCTGGACCTGGGACGAGGCGACCGGGCAATATTATTATCATGCCTTCCTGAAGGAACAGCCCGACCTCAACTGGCGCAATCCGGACGTGCGTGCGGCGATGCTCGACGTGCTGCGCTTCTGGTTCGCGCGCGGGGTCGACGGGTTCCGGATCGACGTGCTGTGGCACATCGTCAAACATGCGGGCTTTCCCGACAATCCGCTCAACCCCGATTGGGACCCCGCGACCGGTGAGATGAACCGGGTGTTCCAGCTTCACTCGACCGACCAGCCCGAAGTGCACGATATCGCCGCCGACATGCGCGCGATCGCCGACGCCTTTGGTCGCGAGGGGGACGAGCGCGTGCTGATCGGCGAGATCTACCTGCCGGTCGAGCGGCTGATGCGCTATTATGGGCAGCGGGGCGAAGGGGTCCATTTGCCCTTCAACTTCCAGTTGATCGACGCGCCCTGGGACACCCGCCATCTCGCCCGGATGATCGCCGAATATGAGGCCGCCCTGCCCCCCGGCGGCTGGCCGAACTGGGTGCTGGGCAATCACGACCGTCCCCGCAGCGCCACCAAGCGCGGCGCGGCGCAGGCGCGGGTCGCGGCCATGCTGCTGCTGACGCTGCGAGGAACGCCGACGCTCTATTATGGGGATGAGCTGGGGATGGAGAATGGCGCCATCCCCGCCGACCGCGTCCGCGATCCCCGCGAATTGCGCGAGCCGGGGTTGGGGCTGGGCCGCGATCCGGTGCGCACGCCGATGCCCTGGGACGACAGCGACCATGGCGGCTTCACTACCGGCGAGCCCTGGCTGCCGCTCGGACAAGACTGGCAGCGGCGAAACGTCGCGAGCGAACTGGTCGAGCTGGGATCGATGCTGGCGCTCCACCGCGCGCTCCTCGCCATCCGCCGGGTGACGCCCGCGCTCGCCACCGGCCCGATCCGGCTGATCGAGGCGGAAGGACCCGTGCTCGCCTATGAGCGCGAACAGGATGGCGAGCGGTTCGTCGTCGCGCTCAATCTGGGTCATACCCCCGCGCCGATCGATTTGCCGCGCAGTCGCCCCTTGCTGTCCACCCTCCCCGGCCCGCTGCCGGGCGGAACGCCGTCCCTGCTTCGCCCCGATGAGGGCCTGATCCTGAAAGTCGACGCCCTGCCATGAAAATCGCGATGATCGCCCCCATTGCGTGGCGCACGCCGCCGCGCGCTTATGGTCCGTGGGAGTTGGTGACGAGCCTGCTGACCGAGGCGCTGGTCGAGCGCGGCGTCGATGTGACCCTGTTCGCGACGCAGGACAGCCTGACGAAGGCGACCCTGGCCGGTCCCGTCCCCGCCCCTTATTCGGAGGACCCAAGCGTCGATGCCAAGGTGTGGGAAATGCGCCATCTCGCCGCCGTGTTCGAGCGCGCGGGCGAGTTCGACCTGATCCACAACCAGGCGGATTTTCCAGCGCACGCCTTTGCCGGGCTGGTCGATACACCGATGGTCACGACGATCCATGGCTTTTCGTCCGAGCGGATCGTGCCGATGTACGAGCCCTATCAGGATCGCGTCCATTATGTCGCGATCTCGGATGCGGACCGGCACCCCCGGCTGCGCTATGCCGAGACCATCCATCACGGCATTCCGATCGAAGAATTTCCTTTCGATCCAATTGGTAACGACGACCTTCTCTTCTTCGGTCGCATCCATCCCGACAAGGGCGCGGCGGAGGCGATCGTGGTCGCCCAGGCGACCGGACGCCGGCTGGTCATGGCGGGGATCGTCCAGGATCAAGGCTATTGGGAGCGGGAAGTCGCCCCCCATGTCGATGGCGAGCGCATCGTCTATCGCGGCCCCGTCGGCGGCGCGGAGCGGACCGCCACGCTCGGCCAGGCCAGGGCGCTGCTCCACCTCATCAATTTCGACGAGCCGTTCGGGCTGTCGGTGGTGGAGGCCATGGCCTGCGGCACCCCGGTCATCGCGATCCGGCGCGGGTCAATGCCCGAGTTGATCGAGGACGGCGTGAACGGCTTTCTGGTCGACAATGTCGA
This window harbors:
- the mtnP gene encoding S-methyl-5'-thioadenosine phosphorylase, producing MTHWTIGIIGGSGLYAIDAMEDVETMVLDTPWGAPSDTLVRGRIGAVRFVFLPRHGRGHRLSPTEVNARANIHALKLAGCTDVLAISAIGSLREELPPGHFVAVDQFIDRTVHRDTSFFGSGLVAHVSMADPVCPRLSTLAAHAAERAGASVVHGGTYLAMEGPQFSTRAESHLYRQWGADVIGMTAMPEAKLAREAELPYALIGMVTDYDCWREGEAHVEVDAVLAQLVANAAKARALVVELAALLPEVRTASPIDTVLDQALITHISHVDRAKAESLGPIVSRVLAARGG
- a CDS encoding multidrug efflux RND transporter permease subunit, coding for MNRFFVYHPVFAWVIALFIALFGVIALRLLPIESYPSVAPPALNLAINYNGADAEVMDRSVTAVIEKELNGVDNFLYMASTSRSNGTAEITVTFKPGTDLDVARTQVQDRLSRAEPRLPQEVRALGIQVTESSAGFLEVITLSSKSGKTSPVEMGNFAENNIRNELRRIDGVGDVQLFGSPYAMRIWLDPQKLAGYGLSASEALAAVQEQNSQTAGGSIGAQPLNRTAEFTAQIITQNRFATPEQFRQIIIRANPDGSAIRLGDVARVELGKDNYGFRLTLNGKETVGLAVQLASGANALATADAVSAKMKQLQASFPADVTWSVPFTTTPFITASVDSVIHTLVEAMILVFLVMFLFLQNWRATLIPAIVVPIALGGACIGLLAFGFSINTLSLFGMVVAIGILVDDAIVVVENVERIMSEEGLSPRRATVKAMGQITGAIIGITLVLVAVFIPMAFFPGSTGGIYRQFSVTLAVSIFFSALLALTLTPALCATLLKQEDAHLDNRTEPRPGVRGLPRRFFNWFNDRFGRGTEKYTGGVKRMMSRPVRWLAVFAVVVVLTGLMFTRVPGGFLPTEDQGYIFVSYDAAPGATLERTGEAITKVETFLHAQPQVSDIVSVAGFNFFGQGQSAGISFVNLKPWADRKGTENNSTTLVGKTMGFVQSIPEATIFALDPPPIQALGNATGFSMKIEDRAGLGEAALQQAQGAILAKASQNPALMGVRPEGLGPAPQLYVDIDRIQARALGLQIADVNQTLSIAFGSAYANDFVREGNVLRVYLQADAPQRMSPEDVLALRVRNAQGNMVPFSSFTKVRWQNGPQQLERYNGYPSLTISGMAAQGQSTGTALNEMEKIAREVMPAGMSFEWTGTAYEERQAGGQIGLLLGLSLVVVFLLLAALYESWAIPLAVLLVVPFGVLGAVLMTILRGFSADVYFNVGLITIIGLAAKNAILIVEFAIEDQQAGRTPFEATVEAARQRLRPILMTSLAFILGMVPLFIASGAGAASRRAVGTGVMGGMIAATAFGIFFTPVFYIAAKKWLAREHDHEAEDAAEEAHERETRTGDEEGPAHA
- a CDS encoding glycosyltransferase family 4 protein — encoded protein: MKIAMIAPIAWRTPPRAYGPWELVTSLLTEALVERGVDVTLFATQDSLTKATLAGPVPAPYSEDPSVDAKVWEMRHLAAVFERAGEFDLIHNQADFPAHAFAGLVDTPMVTTIHGFSSERIVPMYEPYQDRVHYVAISDADRHPRLRYAETIHHGIPIEEFPFDPIGNDDLLFFGRIHPDKGAAEAIVVAQATGRRLVMAGIVQDQGYWEREVAPHVDGERIVYRGPVGGAERTATLGQARALLHLINFDEPFGLSVVEAMACGTPVIAIRRGSMPELIEDGVNGFLVDNVDQAIAGLDRIGEIDRAACRAVAADRFSVDRMADRYLALYRTILGR
- a CDS encoding efflux transporter outer membrane subunit, translated to MRKGVSHIAAALALTSALTACNLAPQYRQPVAPVSASYPEAMTGSRTAAEIGWREFFADEQLKAYIAAALANNRDLAQAVARVAQARAQYRIQDAQRLPALDASASASRTRVPLNSLGFGDALPGGGDAQNPTSITYNQFAVGARVSSFELDFWGRVRNLAEAQRRQYLATIEAERTFRLSLVGQVAATYLQIRAAEEQIALAERTVTSRREGLAIAKRRMDAGVTSSVDYDQAAALLTQAETQLAELRRTVAQSQNLLTVLVGGPIAGPLPAGRRLGDQKQFADIGPGLPSALLVNRPDVLQAEQQLLAANANIGAARAAFLPSISLTGLAGFVSPALSSLIDGNSRQYQVQGAALLPIFDWGRRNAQLKLSRAQADELTAAYQRTVQGAFREVADALVARRRYAEQIEAQTRAVDAQRRLARTARLRYTNGIAIYLEVLDAERNLFSAEQQLLTLRSAALQNDVTLYVALGGGLREGGASSTVPANG
- a CDS encoding TetR/AcrR family transcriptional regulator, translated to MAIIKRTAGRPTREQAQHIDDIILTGAREAFCCRGIEGTSMEEIALSVGVSKHTIYRRYAGKMALLDAVVSRDLDRLSRAVLDVASDPDPLERLHTAARRFFFFCVEPESIRFMAFLTSEAVFSDELRERFAAWDRIISEPLIACMQDAQDAGELRRDETPLSLFNLLTDMLDGPSRRMQFAIPDPFGGLDPAAFFEHRWSVFLKVATAG
- a CDS encoding alpha-amylase family glycosyl hydrolase, whose protein sequence is MSARPWWQSAVLYHIYPWSFQDSDGDGIGDLRGVETRLDYLVELGVDAIWLSPIFPSPMADFGYDVADYCEIDPRFGTLADFDSLLASAHARGLKLLLDFVPNHSSDRHPWFVESRSSRDNPKRDWYIWRDAAPDGGPPNNWISDFGGPAWTWDEATGQYYYHAFLKEQPDLNWRNPDVRAAMLDVLRFWFARGVDGFRIDVLWHIVKHAGFPDNPLNPDWDPATGEMNRVFQLHSTDQPEVHDIAADMRAIADAFGREGDERVLIGEIYLPVERLMRYYGQRGEGVHLPFNFQLIDAPWDTRHLARMIAEYEAALPPGGWPNWVLGNHDRPRSATKRGAAQARVAAMLLLTLRGTPTLYYGDELGMENGAIPADRVRDPRELREPGLGLGRDPVRTPMPWDDSDHGGFTTGEPWLPLGQDWQRRNVASELVELGSMLALHRALLAIRRVTPALATGPIRLIEAEGPVLAYEREQDGERFVVALNLGHTPAPIDLPRSRPLLSTLPGPLPGGTPSLLRPDEGLILKVDALP
- a CDS encoding efflux RND transporter periplasmic adaptor subunit, coding for MSKFSGFGSSLAMAFALAACGQGGQQQQAAPPPPVVTAIPVQSAAVPNIIELPGRIEAVRTAEVRARTDGIVEARLYREGTDVAEGQPLFRIDQRDYRAQVTQAQATLARAQAARANAASIVRRYQPLVAERAVSAQEFDAAQSDLRQADASVADARAALSRAQLQLSYTIVRAPIAGRVGRAQVTEGALVSATQATPLTQVDQMSPIYAVFTQSNAALTDLIRQARSGGLNLPDLSHITVRLTLEDGTEYGPTGQIDFAGQTVDPTTGSQQLRARFPNQNRMLLPGQFVRAHVNAGTIRNGISVPQRAVQLSNQAASVMVVDSSGTVQARAVTLGGQVGSNWVVLSGLKPGEKVVTEGWQKVQPGQKVRVQAPGQQAGQQAQGGQPAAAR
- a CDS encoding glycosidase, producing MADDLLIFRPDDVDLSRSPLRRGISESTYVLGAFNPGMTRMASGNLLLMVRVAEALSEPVEGDHVRAIRWTRAGYVLDRYPLDAVDMADPRQFAIRGGAHRILALTSLSWLLPVELTPDGARIVAVHYDKAIEPEASWQDYGVEDARISRVGDRWYMTTCSVSAERHSTTLHLSDNGLDYRLAGIILDHQNKDMLFFEGLVEGRFMALTRPLGEVYFAYPGDSPFVGGPSINFATSPDALHWKPMEAPGIRARKSSTSAMKVGGGTPPILSEQGWLTLYHGVERRDAVGIYRSFWALFDADDPTRILRIEDDRPILEAAPTLTASIAHQMYLPTPVVFSTGIVDMGDHYLVASGEADLACRMTRLPKSLFA